In Ilumatobacter fluminis, the following proteins share a genomic window:
- a CDS encoding amidohydrolase: protein MSTTLFRGGPIITFGGPPSDAVAVSNGRIVAIGDEARSWATTFDRVVDLDGRPLLPAFRDGHAHPLHAGTNRLELDFTGIHTLDGTLDALRAWRESNPDDAWIVGRCYDPSILPNAFGRAEWIDAVCPDRPVTLFPTDNHAVWTNTAAMRAAGIDRDTAEPPLGEIVRDADGEPIGMFLEFGGIGLFGEVMPKIDRAMQDRGLVEAMRAMSAEGIVWAQDASVRLDELDVYLDGASSGIATCRINAAFRADPERWRRQRDGFVDGRRRAAEPDSNGLVTANTIKFFADGVIEAGTGFLLEPYEDAPHSCGLPNWSADGLAEAVRAFDADGFQIHIHAIGDAGVRMALDAIEYAQRENGRRDRRPVIAHTQLVHPADRPRFAALGVIANFEPLWACWDDAMLDLTFPRLGPQRSALQYPIASLASGGGRISFGSDWPVSSHRPLDGLAVAVTRQNAAGEPVGGWLPEERLPILQAIQAYTEGSAYQAFDDDAGRIEVGQAADLVVLDRDITAVAGNEVADARVDQTWLAGQPVYER from the coding sequence ATGTCGACGACGTTGTTCCGCGGCGGGCCGATCATCACGTTCGGCGGGCCGCCCTCCGATGCGGTCGCCGTGTCGAACGGCCGCATCGTCGCTATCGGCGACGAGGCCCGCTCGTGGGCGACCACCTTCGACCGGGTCGTCGACCTCGACGGACGGCCACTGCTCCCTGCCTTCCGCGACGGTCACGCCCACCCGCTCCATGCGGGCACGAACCGGCTCGAACTCGACTTCACCGGCATCCACACGCTCGACGGAACACTCGATGCACTGCGGGCCTGGCGAGAATCGAACCCGGACGACGCCTGGATCGTGGGCCGCTGCTACGACCCCTCGATCCTCCCCAACGCCTTCGGTCGCGCGGAGTGGATCGACGCCGTCTGCCCCGACCGACCGGTCACCCTCTTCCCCACCGACAACCACGCGGTGTGGACCAACACTGCGGCGATGCGAGCGGCCGGCATCGACCGCGACACCGCCGAGCCGCCGCTCGGCGAGATCGTCCGCGACGCCGACGGCGAGCCGATCGGCATGTTCCTCGAGTTCGGTGGGATCGGCTTGTTCGGCGAGGTGATGCCGAAGATCGACCGCGCGATGCAGGACCGCGGACTGGTCGAGGCGATGCGGGCGATGAGCGCCGAGGGCATTGTGTGGGCGCAGGACGCCTCGGTGCGCCTCGACGAACTCGACGTGTACCTCGACGGCGCGAGCTCGGGCATCGCCACCTGCCGCATCAACGCCGCCTTCCGTGCCGACCCCGAGCGGTGGCGGCGTCAGCGCGACGGGTTCGTCGACGGACGGCGTCGAGCCGCCGAGCCCGACTCGAACGGGCTGGTGACGGCGAACACGATCAAGTTCTTCGCCGACGGGGTGATCGAGGCCGGCACCGGCTTCCTGCTCGAACCGTACGAAGACGCGCCGCACTCGTGCGGCCTCCCGAACTGGTCGGCGGACGGCCTGGCCGAAGCGGTTCGGGCGTTCGACGCCGACGGGTTCCAGATCCACATCCACGCCATCGGCGACGCGGGTGTCCGGATGGCGCTCGACGCGATCGAGTACGCCCAACGCGAGAACGGCCGACGCGATCGACGTCCCGTGATCGCACACACCCAACTCGTCCACCCCGCGGACCGGCCGCGATTCGCCGCACTCGGTGTGATCGCCAACTTCGAGCCGCTGTGGGCGTGCTGGGACGACGCGATGCTCGACCTGACGTTCCCTCGACTCGGCCCACAGCGATCGGCGCTGCAGTACCCGATCGCATCGCTGGCGTCGGGCGGCGGCCGGATCAGTTTCGGTTCCGACTGGCCCGTGTCGTCACACCGCCCGCTCGACGGGCTCGCGGTTGCGGTGACCCGTCAGAACGCAGCCGGCGAACCGGTGGGCGGCTGGCTGCCCGAGGAGCGTCTGCCGATCCTGCAAGCCATCCAGGCCTACACCGAGGGCAGCGCCTACCAGGCCTTCGACGACGACGCCGGACGGATCGAGGTCGGTCAGGCAGCCGACCTCGTCGTCCTCGACCGCGACATCACCGCGGTCGCCGGCAACGAGGTCGCCGACGCCCGAGTCGACCAGACCTGGCTCGCCGGCCAACCCGTCTACGAGCGCTGA
- a CDS encoding cytochrome P450, which yields MSAAPTERLWDPFDPAFRADPYPFYDRLRTEAPAYRDPGGSVVVTRYSDVFTTLRSNQVSRDVEKNAVLDTSDPVAVRRRERRRGSAKTILNLDPPDHTRLRRLVSKAFTPRAIEQLRPRIETMVDARLDDAAERGSIELIDDLAFPVPFQVISELLDMPTDRADELRDWSQVLTQGLEPTSTVADFEASDAVIMQLVPYLIEVIEDRRRNPGDDLLSALLAVEDDGDTLSHEELISFVILLYVAGHETTVNLIGNGMLALLRNPDQLDLWRNDPSLDGPAVDELLRYDGPVQHTVRVAMEPVVFEGAHGEDVVVEPHYTILTVLGAANHDPAMFDDPHRLWLARPNAGKHTAFSAGVHYCLGASLAKLEASVAITRFIRRFDTIELAGDPHFRDRITIRGVDHLPLTVS from the coding sequence ATGAGTGCCGCACCGACCGAACGACTCTGGGACCCGTTCGACCCGGCGTTCCGCGCCGACCCGTATCCGTTCTACGACCGGCTCCGCACCGAGGCGCCTGCATACCGCGACCCGGGCGGTTCGGTGGTCGTCACTCGTTACAGCGACGTGTTCACGACACTGCGGAGCAACCAGGTCAGCCGCGACGTCGAGAAGAACGCTGTGCTCGACACGTCCGACCCGGTCGCGGTCCGGCGACGCGAGCGGCGTCGCGGCAGCGCCAAGACGATCCTCAACCTCGACCCGCCCGACCACACCCGGCTCCGCCGGTTGGTGTCGAAGGCGTTCACACCGAGAGCGATCGAACAGCTCCGGCCTCGCATCGAGACGATGGTCGACGCCCGGCTCGATGACGCCGCCGAGCGCGGCTCGATCGAGCTGATCGACGACCTGGCGTTCCCCGTGCCGTTCCAGGTCATCTCCGAGCTGCTCGACATGCCGACCGACCGCGCCGACGAGCTGCGCGACTGGAGCCAAGTGCTCACCCAGGGCCTCGAGCCGACGTCGACCGTCGCCGACTTCGAGGCGAGCGACGCCGTGATCATGCAGCTCGTGCCATACCTCATCGAGGTCATCGAAGACCGGCGGCGCAATCCCGGTGACGACCTGCTGTCGGCCCTGCTCGCCGTGGAGGACGACGGCGACACCCTCAGCCACGAGGAACTGATCTCGTTCGTGATCCTGCTGTACGTGGCGGGTCACGAGACGACGGTGAACCTGATCGGCAACGGGATGTTGGCGCTGTTGCGCAACCCCGATCAGCTCGACCTGTGGCGCAACGACCCGTCGCTCGACGGTCCGGCCGTCGACGAGCTGCTCCGCTACGACGGACCAGTGCAGCACACGGTGCGGGTGGCCATGGAGCCAGTCGTGTTCGAGGGCGCCCACGGGGAAGACGTCGTCGTCGAGCCGCACTACACGATCCTCACGGTGCTCGGCGCAGCCAACCACGACCCGGCGATGTTCGACGACCCGCACCGACTGTGGCTCGCGCGCCCGAACGCCGGCAAGCACACGGCGTTCTCGGCTGGTGTGCACTACTGCCTCGGCGCCTCGCTCGCGAAACTCGAGGCCTCGGTGGCGATCACCCGGTTCATCCGCCGCTTCGACACGATCGAGTTGGCCGGCGATCCCCACTTCCGCGACCGCATCACCATCCGAGGCGTCGACCACCTCCCCCTCACCGTGAGCTGA
- the rimO gene encoding 30S ribosomal protein S12 methylthiotransferase RimO: MSQRFYVETLGCPKNQVDSDKLIGTLLADGMEATDDAGQADLVVVNTCAFIGEARQESIDTILALKEQRRDGARLVVTGCMAERYGDELAAELPEVDQVAGFGVPVHTPAPSTVGKKLIPVSSAPLPELDLLNLPRPTSVSPWAYVKIAEGCDRSCGFCAIPSFRGPQRSRDIDAVLREVDELAAREIVLVAQDLAAYGRDRPDELGNGSIVPLVNAVAERTDWVRLLYLYPSDLNDALIDAICATEVPYFDLSLQHVSKPLLRRMRRWGDGQRFLDSIATIREREPDAAFRSNFIVGYPGETERDHDELLRFVEEAQLDWCGFFAYSREDGTYAADLDGAVDPGLMDERLAELRELQDEITSVRRDEMIGRTVRVLVDEPGVARSVREAPEIDGIVHVGHDLTVREFHDVEIVDALGPDLVAAGASFEEDDD, encoded by the coding sequence ATGTCGCAGCGCTTCTATGTCGAGACGCTCGGCTGCCCCAAGAACCAGGTCGACTCCGACAAGCTCATCGGCACACTGCTCGCCGACGGCATGGAGGCGACCGACGATGCGGGACAGGCCGATCTGGTGGTGGTCAACACCTGCGCGTTCATCGGAGAGGCGCGGCAGGAGTCGATCGACACGATCCTCGCCCTCAAAGAGCAACGCCGCGACGGCGCTCGCCTCGTCGTGACCGGCTGCATGGCCGAACGGTACGGCGACGAACTGGCTGCCGAACTGCCCGAGGTCGACCAGGTCGCCGGGTTCGGTGTGCCGGTCCACACGCCGGCGCCGTCCACGGTGGGCAAGAAGCTGATCCCGGTCTCGTCGGCGCCGCTGCCCGAGCTCGACCTGCTCAACCTGCCCCGGCCGACATCGGTGTCGCCGTGGGCGTACGTGAAGATCGCCGAGGGCTGCGATCGCTCGTGCGGCTTCTGCGCCATCCCGTCGTTCCGCGGTCCGCAGCGCAGCCGCGACATCGACGCCGTGCTGCGCGAGGTCGACGAACTCGCCGCACGCGAGATCGTGCTCGTGGCACAAGATCTCGCCGCCTACGGGCGCGATCGCCCCGACGAGTTGGGCAACGGCTCGATCGTGCCGCTCGTCAACGCCGTGGCCGAACGCACCGACTGGGTACGGCTGCTGTACCTGTACCCGAGCGACCTCAACGATGCGCTCATCGACGCGATCTGCGCGACCGAGGTGCCGTACTTCGACTTGTCGCTCCAGCACGTCAGCAAACCACTCCTGCGCCGGATGCGCCGCTGGGGCGACGGCCAACGGTTCCTCGACAGCATCGCGACCATCCGCGAACGCGAGCCCGACGCCGCGTTCCGGTCGAACTTCATCGTCGGATACCCGGGCGAGACCGAGCGCGATCACGACGAGCTGCTCCGTTTCGTCGAGGAAGCGCAGCTCGACTGGTGCGGATTCTTCGCCTACTCCCGCGAAGACGGCACCTACGCCGCCGATCTCGACGGCGCCGTCGACCCGGGTCTGATGGACGAGCGTTTGGCCGAGCTGCGCGAGCTGCAGGACGAGATCACGAGTGTCCGACGCGACGAGATGATCGGCCGCACGGTGCGGGTGCTCGTCGACGAACCGGGGGTCGCCCGGTCGGTGCGCGAGGCACCGGAGATCGACGGCATCGTCCATGTGGGGCATGATCTGACGGTGCGGGAGTTCCACGACGTCGAGATCGTCGATGCACTCGGCCCCGATCTGGTGGCCGCCGGCGCGTCGTTCGAGGAAGACGACGACTGA
- a CDS encoding carboxymuconolactone decarboxylase family protein, which yields MTRLTPLTRDQLDETGAAIWDSLVESRSGAFGMTGPDGGLVGPFNAFVHAPEIGRRLSSLGAHLRFGTSIERRLTEVAICTVGAHWHSEFEFWAHAPMATDHGVAADVIDALRAGSRPDFERDDERVVYEIVSQSLTNHRVDDATYAAGRELLGEAGLVELVSIAGYYCLISMLLNLFAVALPEGAEPAWPDLT from the coding sequence ATGACACGCCTCACACCACTGACCCGCGACCAGCTCGACGAGACGGGCGCCGCCATCTGGGACTCGCTGGTCGAGAGCCGGAGCGGGGCGTTCGGGATGACCGGGCCAGACGGGGGACTGGTCGGGCCGTTCAACGCGTTCGTGCACGCACCGGAGATCGGTCGGAGGTTGTCGTCACTCGGGGCGCATCTCCGCTTCGGGACGTCGATCGAACGACGGCTCACCGAGGTGGCGATCTGCACGGTCGGCGCCCATTGGCACAGCGAGTTCGAGTTCTGGGCGCACGCGCCGATGGCGACCGATCACGGCGTCGCTGCGGACGTGATCGACGCCTTGCGGGCCGGATCGCGTCCCGACTTCGAGCGAGACGACGAGCGGGTCGTGTACGAGATCGTGAGCCAGTCGCTGACGAACCATCGCGTCGACGACGCCACGTACGCAGCCGGCCGCGAACTGTTGGGCGAGGCCGGCCTGGTCGAGTTGGTGTCGATCGCCGGCTACTACTGCCTGATCTCGATGCTGCTCAACCTGTTCGCCGTCGCGCTCCCCGAAGGCGCCGAGCCGGCCTGGCCCGACCTCACGTAG
- a CDS encoding CarD family transcriptional regulator: MNFKKGETVIYPQHGACVVKGTKKMEAFGEKKEYLILETVINEMTLKVPVDMAEEVGVRPPVSADELEDLVAVLAKPDPRVPSNWSRRFKNHQEKLKSGDVYQVAEVVRNLAARNRDASLSAAERTMYERARVNLISEISPALKVSSEDAEAYLDDALAKGVLKPEKAEKAKK; encoded by the coding sequence GTGAACTTCAAGAAGGGCGAAACCGTCATCTACCCCCAGCACGGCGCATGCGTCGTCAAGGGGACGAAGAAGATGGAGGCCTTCGGTGAGAAGAAGGAGTACCTGATTCTCGAGACGGTCATCAACGAGATGACCTTGAAGGTGCCGGTCGACATGGCCGAAGAGGTCGGTGTCCGCCCGCCGGTCTCGGCCGACGAGCTCGAAGACCTCGTGGCCGTGCTCGCGAAGCCCGACCCGCGCGTGCCGTCGAACTGGAGCCGCCGCTTCAAGAACCACCAGGAGAAGCTGAAGAGCGGCGACGTGTATCAGGTCGCCGAGGTGGTCCGGAACCTGGCCGCTCGCAACCGCGACGCCAGCCTGTCGGCTGCCGAGCGCACCATGTACGAGCGTGCACGCGTCAACCTGATCTCCGAGATCAGCCCGGCGCTGAAGGTCAGCTCCGAAGACGCCGAGGCCTACCTCGACGACGCGCTCGCCAAGGGCGTGCTCAAGCCGGAGAAGGCCGAGAAAGCCAAGAAGTGA
- a CDS encoding competence/damage-inducible protein A: MRCDVVAVGTELLLGQIIDSNSAWIGGELAAHGIDSLVQVKVGDNIDRIVLQLERRLAEADAVIMCGGLGPTHDDLTREAIARVMGVELELDEALGDVIRDMFASRGRRMPENNLRQAMVPAGASIIPQTRGTAPGLVCPVTVDGVEKVVFAVPGVPHEMHDMFHRGIIPELQRRSGERFTIASRVLLTWGESESGLNERLDDVIAELDEAGNPTLAFLASGWNGLKVRLTAKGADAVEAARILDPWEERLRAELGDLVFGTGDETIESVVLDLMRQKGWSIGCAESVTGGLVGGRITAVSGCSDVFRGSIVSYASEVKYDLLGVPEGPVVSEESALAMAHGARRVLGCDVALSLTGVAGPGTQDGQPAGTLFCGLVWPDGEATQYFRLPGLREQMRQFSVINSLNWLRTTLT; encoded by the coding sequence ATGCGTTGTGACGTGGTGGCCGTGGGGACCGAGCTGCTGCTCGGCCAGATCATCGACTCGAACTCGGCGTGGATCGGCGGGGAACTCGCCGCCCACGGGATCGACTCGCTCGTGCAGGTCAAGGTCGGCGACAACATCGACCGGATCGTGCTCCAGCTCGAGCGGCGCCTGGCCGAGGCCGACGCCGTCATCATGTGCGGCGGTCTCGGACCGACCCACGACGACCTGACCCGTGAGGCGATCGCCCGGGTGATGGGCGTCGAACTCGAACTGGACGAGGCGCTCGGCGACGTCATCCGCGACATGTTCGCCAGCCGAGGCCGCCGGATGCCCGAGAACAATCTGCGCCAGGCGATGGTGCCGGCCGGCGCCTCGATCATCCCGCAGACGCGCGGCACCGCACCCGGTCTCGTCTGCCCCGTGACGGTCGACGGCGTGGAGAAGGTGGTGTTCGCCGTGCCCGGCGTGCCGCACGAGATGCACGACATGTTCCACCGGGGCATCATCCCCGAGTTGCAGCGACGTTCGGGGGAGCGGTTCACCATCGCCAGTCGGGTGCTGCTCACCTGGGGCGAGAGCGAGAGCGGGCTGAACGAGCGGCTCGACGACGTGATCGCCGAACTCGACGAGGCGGGCAACCCGACGCTCGCGTTCCTCGCCAGCGGCTGGAACGGGCTGAAGGTCCGTCTCACCGCCAAGGGCGCCGACGCGGTCGAGGCCGCCCGGATCCTCGACCCGTGGGAGGAACGGTTGCGGGCCGAACTCGGCGACCTGGTGTTCGGCACCGGCGACGAGACGATCGAGTCGGTCGTGCTCGACCTGATGCGGCAGAAGGGGTGGTCGATCGGGTGCGCCGAGTCGGTCACCGGTGGTCTGGTCGGCGGGCGCATCACGGCCGTGTCGGGCTGCAGCGACGTGTTCCGTGGCTCGATCGTGTCGTACGCGAGCGAGGTGAAGTACGACCTGCTCGGCGTGCCGGAGGGGCCGGTCGTGTCGGAGGAGTCGGCGCTGGCGATGGCGCACGGCGCCCGCCGGGTGCTCGGTTGCGACGTGGCGCTGTCGCTCACCGGTGTCGCCGGACCCGGCACGCAGGACGGTCAGCCCGCCGGCACCCTGTTCTGCGGCCTGGTGTGGCCCGACGGAGAAGCCACCCAGTACTTCCGCCTCCCAGGCCTGCGCGAGCAGATGCGTCAGTTCAGCGTCATCAACTCCTTGAACTGGCTCCGCACCACCCTCACCTGA
- a CDS encoding DUF445 domain-containing protein, giving the protein MSTTMIPTGESLLDEARARDLRRMKLVALSLLVAAAIVFVWASLDGRDGWVGYVKAFAEAAMVGALADWFAVTALFRHPLRLPIPHTAIIPRRKDQIGRSLGTFVEENFLTAEVLGERLEQAQIGRRTGEWLARPENAAKASEALGDALKGTLEVLDDREVQHGLEGVVRRRIADTPVSPVVGKAIDLTVDGGHHQRLLDAVLVGLGGFLDDNRATFRRRLDEESPWWVPEPIDDRVFEKIYTAVGSFLHDVGADSDHEVRHSIEDRVVAFAERLKHDPELLAKGEELKAELLDHPEFRAWIESLWLGAKRSLIEAANDPTSELRIRATASLQQLGQRLEADPELQHKVDDWVQRALGYLVEHYRSEVSDLIASTVERWDGESTARRMELQVGRDLQFIRINGTIVGGLAGLVIHAAAELL; this is encoded by the coding sequence ATGTCGACCACGATGATCCCGACCGGCGAGTCGCTCCTCGACGAGGCGCGTGCCCGCGACCTGCGTCGGATGAAGCTGGTGGCGCTGTCGCTCCTGGTCGCCGCTGCGATCGTCTTCGTCTGGGCCTCGCTCGACGGGCGCGACGGCTGGGTCGGGTACGTCAAGGCGTTCGCCGAGGCGGCGATGGTCGGTGCGCTCGCCGACTGGTTCGCCGTCACCGCCCTGTTCCGCCACCCCTTGCGGCTCCCCATCCCGCACACGGCGATCATCCCGCGACGCAAGGATCAGATCGGCCGCAGCCTCGGCACGTTCGTCGAGGAAAACTTCCTCACCGCTGAGGTGCTCGGCGAACGTCTCGAGCAGGCCCAGATCGGCCGTCGGACCGGCGAATGGCTCGCGCGGCCCGAGAACGCCGCCAAGGCCTCCGAAGCGCTGGGCGATGCGCTCAAGGGCACCCTCGAAGTACTCGACGACCGCGAGGTGCAGCACGGCCTCGAGGGCGTGGTCCGCCGCCGCATCGCCGACACGCCCGTCTCCCCCGTCGTCGGCAAGGCGATCGACCTCACCGTCGACGGCGGCCACCATCAACGCCTGCTCGACGCCGTCCTCGTCGGCCTCGGCGGCTTCCTCGACGACAACCGGGCGACGTTCCGCCGTCGCCTCGACGAGGAGTCGCCATGGTGGGTTCCGGAACCGATCGACGACCGGGTCTTCGAGAAGATCTACACCGCCGTCGGCTCGTTCCTCCACGACGTCGGCGCCGACAGCGATCACGAGGTGCGCCACTCCATCGAGGACCGCGTGGTCGCGTTCGCCGAACGTCTGAAGCACGACCCCGAGCTCCTCGCGAAGGGCGAGGAGCTCAAGGCCGAGCTGCTCGACCATCCCGAGTTCCGAGCCTGGATCGAGTCGTTGTGGCTCGGGGCGAAGCGCAGCCTCATCGAGGCTGCCAACGACCCGACCAGTGAGCTCCGCATCCGGGCGACGGCCAGCCTCCAGCAGCTCGGCCAGCGGCTCGAGGCCGATCCCGAGCTGCAGCACAAGGTCGACGATTGGGTCCAGCGTGCGCTCGGTTACCTGGTCGAGCACTACCGGAGCGAGGTGAGCGATCTCATCGCGTCGACCGTCGAGCGGTGGGATGGCGAGTCGACCGCACGCCGGATGGAACTCCAGGTCGGGCGAGACCTGCAGTTCATCCGCATCAACGGCACCATCGTCGGCGGGCTCGCCGGCCTGGTGATCCACGCCGCCGCCGAACTGCTGTAG
- a CDS encoding IS30 family transposase codes for MPRQRVADEVRCWVWLLVADGHTQAGVARRFGLSSTTVRRIAHDPEVEKQVRDTSVSRLTLTGREEISRGIVEGVSNAEIARRIDRHRSTVGREINNNGGRDEYRAVAAHLAAQQRAKRPKLFKFEQFPLLAMVVACWLDLEQWSPEQISARLVLEFPDDETMRVSPETIYRALYVHGRGGLRKELAACLRTQRQHRRARPVTARNRDQSSIPDLVSIAERPDDIEDRLVPGHWEGDLIMGRNNGSQVGTLVERTTGLVMLSKLGTKQADHVADAIAARVRTLPAVLQGTLTWDRGTEMAAHRRFTMATDMKVYFCDPHAPWQRGSNENINGLLRQYLPRDSDLSQFSQEQLDAIAHKLNNRPRKRHSFLTPLEVFDQLVLH; via the coding sequence ATGCCGAGGCAGCGTGTTGCTGATGAGGTTCGTTGTTGGGTGTGGTTGTTGGTGGCCGATGGTCACACACAAGCTGGGGTGGCTCGACGGTTCGGGTTGTCTTCGACAACGGTGCGTCGGATTGCTCATGATCCCGAGGTGGAGAAACAGGTTCGTGACACATCAGTGAGCCGGTTGACGTTGACCGGCCGGGAAGAGATCTCTCGTGGGATCGTGGAAGGGGTTTCCAACGCTGAGATCGCGCGTCGGATTGATCGGCATCGTTCAACGGTGGGCCGTGAGATCAACAACAACGGTGGCCGCGACGAGTATCGGGCGGTTGCTGCGCATCTGGCCGCTCAGCAGCGTGCGAAGCGACCGAAGTTGTTCAAGTTCGAGCAGTTCCCGTTGCTGGCGATGGTGGTTGCGTGCTGGCTTGATCTCGAGCAGTGGTCGCCGGAACAGATCAGTGCCAGGCTGGTGCTCGAGTTTCCCGACGACGAGACGATGCGAGTGTCCCCCGAAACGATCTATCGAGCGTTGTATGTGCATGGTCGGGGCGGGCTCCGTAAAGAACTCGCTGCGTGTCTACGTACTCAACGTCAGCATCGCCGGGCCCGCCCGGTCACGGCTCGGAACCGGGACCAGTCCTCGATCCCGGACCTGGTGTCGATCGCGGAACGTCCCGACGACATCGAGGACCGTCTGGTGCCTGGCCATTGGGAAGGCGATCTGATCATGGGTCGCAACAACGGCTCCCAGGTCGGCACGCTCGTGGAGCGCACCACCGGACTCGTGATGCTGTCCAAACTTGGCACCAAACAAGCCGATCACGTCGCGGACGCGATCGCAGCACGTGTCCGAACCCTGCCGGCCGTGCTGCAGGGAACACTCACCTGGGATCGCGGCACCGAAATGGCTGCTCACCGCCGGTTCACGATGGCCACCGACATGAAGGTGTACTTCTGCGACCCGCACGCTCCCTGGCAACGAGGCAGCAACGAAAACATCAACGGGCTGCTACGCCAATACCTACCCAGAGACAGTGACCTGTCCCAGTTCAGCCAAGAACAACTCGACGCGATCGCTCACAAACTCAACAACCGGCCACGCAAACGCCACAGCTTCCTGACACCATTAGAAGTCTTCGACCAACTCGTGTTGCACTGA
- the pgsA gene encoding CDP-diacylglycerol--glycerol-3-phosphate 3-phosphatidyltransferase produces MPVPPDKLATWANLITVGRIVLSPVMFLVIPKDNQGSWVAFAMWFVLCSSDGIDGYLARRHGTTTSGAFLDPLADKVLVLGAMFTLVATDMFWIVPVAIIAAREFVISVYRTFVASKGISVPASKTAKWKTLFQQLAVAFALWPWFAVDHEWTWQLLLWIAVALSVVSGIQYLWYSRVTEKALAESNA; encoded by the coding sequence ATGCCGGTGCCGCCCGACAAGCTCGCCACGTGGGCCAATCTGATCACGGTCGGGCGGATCGTCCTGTCGCCGGTCATGTTCCTGGTGATCCCGAAGGACAATCAGGGGTCGTGGGTGGCGTTCGCGATGTGGTTCGTGCTGTGTTCGAGCGACGGCATCGACGGGTACCTGGCGCGCCGCCACGGTACGACGACGTCGGGGGCGTTCCTCGATCCGCTGGCCGACAAGGTGCTGGTGCTCGGCGCCATGTTCACGCTGGTCGCGACCGACATGTTCTGGATCGTGCCGGTGGCGATCATCGCCGCACGAGAGTTCGTCATCTCCGTCTACCGAACGTTCGTCGCGTCGAAGGGCATCTCCGTGCCGGCCAGCAAGACCGCCAAGTGGAAGACGTTGTTCCAACAGCTGGCGGTTGCGTTCGCCCTGTGGCCGTGGTTCGCCGTCGACCACGAGTGGACCTGGCAGCTGCTGCTCTGGATCGCCGTCGCCCTGTCGGTCGTGTCCGGCATCCAGTACCTCTGGTACTCGAGGGTCACCGAGAAGGCTCTCGCCGAATCCAACGCCTAG
- a CDS encoding NAD(P)-dependent oxidoreductase encodes MAQVAFLGLGVMGYPMAGHLAANGHDVTVYNRTPTKALAWVAQYGHQAAPTPGEAAEGADFVMMCVGNDDDVREVVLGEHGALEQMETGSTLVDHTTASADVARELAMACEERGVGFVDAPVSGGQAGAENGQLTVMCGSEDEGVFDAAKAIIDAYSKECRLLGGAGAGQTTKMVNQICIAGLVQGLAEGIAFAQRAGLDIDEVVDTISKGAAGSWQMENRARTMAAGEFDFGFAVEWMRKDLAIALAEGDRLGAQLPVTALVDQFYRRVIERGGSRWDTSSLVQLLQQP; translated from the coding sequence ATGGCACAGGTCGCGTTTCTCGGTCTCGGCGTGATGGGGTATCCGATGGCAGGGCATCTCGCCGCCAACGGACACGACGTCACCGTCTACAACCGCACCCCCACCAAGGCGTTGGCGTGGGTCGCCCAGTACGGGCACCAGGCGGCACCGACCCCCGGTGAGGCCGCCGAGGGTGCCGACTTCGTGATGATGTGCGTCGGCAACGACGACGACGTCCGCGAGGTGGTGCTCGGCGAGCACGGCGCCCTCGAGCAGATGGAGACGGGATCGACGCTGGTCGACCACACGACCGCGTCGGCCGACGTCGCCCGCGAGCTTGCGATGGCATGCGAAGAACGTGGTGTCGGGTTCGTCGACGCCCCGGTGTCCGGTGGCCAGGCCGGCGCGGAGAACGGGCAGCTGACCGTCATGTGCGGTTCGGAGGACGAGGGCGTGTTCGATGCGGCGAAGGCGATCATCGACGCCTACTCGAAGGAGTGCCGCCTGCTCGGCGGTGCCGGCGCGGGCCAGACCACCAAGATGGTCAACCAGATCTGCATCGCCGGTCTCGTCCAGGGGCTGGCCGAGGGCATCGCCTTCGCCCAGCGGGCCGGGCTCGACATCGACGAGGTGGTCGACACCATCTCGAAGGGTGCTGCCGGCAGCTGGCAGATGGAGAACCGGGCGCGCACGATGGCGGCGGGAGAGTTCGACTTCGGCTTCGCCGTCGAGTGGATGCGGAAGGACCTGGCGATCGCCCTTGCCGAAGGCGACCGGCTCGGTGCGCAGTTGCCGGTAACGGCCTTGGTCGACCAGTTCTACCGGCGCGTCATCGAGCGTGGCGGCTCCCGCTGGGACACCAGCTCGCTGGTCCAGCTCCTGCAACAGCCCTAG